The DNA window CAAACACGGTGTTGATGCTGCTCTCGGTGAACTTGAAGGTTGATGTGAAGACAAGCAGCAGGGCCGTGAAGGCCGCGGCCTTTGCGCCGGTGGACATGAAGGCGGAGACCATCGTGGGGGAGCCTTCGTACACGTCGGGCACCCACATGTGAAAGGGGACGGCGCCGACCTTGAAGGCGAAGCCGACAAGCAGCAGTCCGACCCCTGTCAGGAACAGGGGATCGGACTTGAGTGCCTGCAGATTCTGAGCGATTTCAAGAATGTTGGTCGTACCGGTGCTGCCGTAAATCAACGCGATGCCGTAGAGAAAGAAGCCGGTGGCGAAGGCGCCGAGAAGGAAGTATTTCAGCGCGGCTTCGTTGGCTTTGAGAACGCGACGGCTGAAGCCGGCGAGCACGTAGAGGCAGACAGACATCAGCTCGAGGCCGATAAAGGTCACGACGAGGTCGGTTCCTGTGGCAAGCGCCATCATTCCGCCGACTGCAAGGAGAATGAGATGGAAAAATTCTCCGTACGCGACACCGATTTTCGCGATGTATTCCCGGGAGAGCATTATGGTGAGTCCCGCCGCCACAAGGAATATGATATTGACAAGACTGGCGTAGCCGCCTGTCATCACCATCCCGTCGAAGGCTGTTCCACGGTGCGGGAACGTCCACACGGCCAGCGCGATGTTGCCGAGAATGCCGATGAGCGACACCCAGTACTCCGCTGTGTGCGAATCTTTCTTCAGCGCATTGATCATGATAACGATCAACGCGAGGAGAATCGTACCGGCGACCGGTGCGGTGTTCAGCGTATCAGTGAGCAGTTGTTCCATCGTGTATGCCTGAAATCGCAGTGTAAGGAAAAATCCTGGTTAGGAAAAATACAGCCACCAGATCAGGATGAAGATCGGCAGCAGTATGGGTATTGAAAACTTGATCATGTAGCCGAAGAACGAGGGCATCTTCGCGCCCATCTGTTCGGCGATGGACTTCACCATGAAGTTCGGGGCGTTGCCAATATACGTCATCGCACCGAAGAAGACGGCGGAAACGCTGATGGCCATCACGTACAGCGGGTGCACGCTGATCAGCTGTGACACCTGGATGTCGCTGAGCGGCACGCTGTTTGCGGCCACCATGCTCGGGTGATATTCCACGAGCGTCTTGACCGTCATACGTACTTCCTCGGAATACTGCATGAAGTTCGGGGCGTGCAGCGCACCGTTCGCAATGACTTCCTGCACCTGGTGAATCAGGTCGGGCTGGACGAGCAAACCGATTTCGGCGCTCAGGAAATTCAGGTACGTCGGCGCATTGTCGAGGAAGGAGGAAAGGATGCCCGTGCCCCAGTAAAACTGTCCCGGAGCCGTGATGCCGAGCGAACCGGCGTTCAGCTCGAGCCAGTCGAGGGCAGGCACCATCGTGGCGAAGAGCCCGAGGAAGAGGAAGCCCACTTCCTTGATCGGGAAGAAATTGAAGTCGTTGGCCTTGTGCACATGCTCCTTCGTCGTGTAATAGGAACCCGCG is part of the bacterium genome and encodes:
- a CDS encoding NADH-quinone oxidoreductase subunit N, which gives rise to MEQLLTDTLNTAPVAGTILLALIVIMINALKKDSHTAEYWVSLIGILGNIALAVWTFPHRGTAFDGMVMTGGYASLVNIIFLVAAGLTIMLSREYIAKIGVAYGEFFHLILLAVGGMMALATGTDLVVTFIGLELMSVCLYVLAGFSRRVLKANEAALKYFLLGAFATGFFLYGIALIYGSTGTTNILEIAQNLQALKSDPLFLTGVGLLLVGFAFKVGAVPFHMWVPDVYEGSPTMVSAFMSTGAKAAAFTALLLVFTSTFKFTESSINTVFAVLSVASMLIGNLVALAQSNIKRMLAYSSIAHAGYMLIGLTVGGEISLAGVLFYLISYTLTNIGAFGIASVIENSEQGGTAIDNFKGLYYRRPTLAVMMAVFMFSLVGLPPLAGFFGKYYIFVAAIEGGYTWLTIIGVITSMISVYYYLRVVVVMFFQTEEQPQQTVFSGSSAFALALSAVGILLIGVFPSWILDWMGRLF